In a single window of the Cupriavidus basilensis genome:
- a CDS encoding amidase encodes MTQTDNLLAQSAVALRRLIGSKEISPVELLEACIARIEAVNPFINAVTATCYERAREEARAAERAVLDDAPLGLLHGLPLGVKDLEATAGLLTTYGSPLYRDNVPSADNVLVARLRAAGAIVTGKTNIPEMGAGANSRNAVWGATGNPFNPNLNAGGSSGGSAAALATDMLPVCTGSDTGGSLRIPAAKCGVVGFRPSPGVVPSSRKLLGWTPISVVGPMGRTVADACLQLAASAGVSASDPLTYALDPMSFLLPGNVDLGSLRVGWTEDFGVCAVDNQIRQVFRDKIAAMRHLFRSCDEIRFDLGDAHRCFDVLRAESFVAGMHEAYQRDPQSLGPNTRANYEMGAAMSLVDSAWAQAEQTRILGRFQAAFEDYDVILSPTTPVSPFPWTSLYAETINGEKQENYYRWLAPTYVVTLTTHPAISLPCGLDHAGMPFGLQVVGRFRADHHTLGVAHAMEQAFAGSEALRRPLPRLDQLRAAQPGLKSIVTAPPVLDGASGGAASISAV; translated from the coding sequence ATGACCCAGACCGATAACCTGCTTGCCCAATCCGCCGTGGCGCTGCGCCGCCTGATCGGCAGCAAGGAGATCTCGCCCGTTGAACTGCTTGAGGCGTGCATCGCCCGCATCGAGGCGGTCAACCCCTTTATCAACGCCGTCACCGCCACCTGCTACGAGCGCGCCCGCGAAGAAGCCCGCGCAGCCGAGCGCGCCGTGCTCGACGACGCGCCGCTGGGCCTGCTGCACGGCCTGCCGCTGGGCGTGAAGGACCTGGAAGCCACGGCCGGCCTGCTCACCACCTATGGCTCGCCGCTGTACCGCGACAACGTGCCCAGCGCCGACAACGTGCTGGTGGCCCGGCTGCGCGCGGCCGGCGCCATCGTCACCGGCAAGACCAACATCCCGGAGATGGGCGCGGGCGCCAACTCGCGCAACGCGGTGTGGGGCGCCACCGGCAACCCCTTCAACCCCAACCTGAATGCGGGGGGATCCTCGGGCGGCTCCGCTGCCGCGCTGGCGACCGACATGCTGCCGGTCTGCACCGGCTCGGACACCGGCGGCTCACTGCGCATCCCCGCGGCCAAATGCGGCGTGGTGGGCTTCCGCCCGTCGCCGGGCGTGGTGCCGAGCTCGCGCAAGCTGCTGGGCTGGACGCCCATCTCCGTGGTCGGCCCGATGGGCCGCACCGTCGCCGATGCCTGCCTGCAACTGGCGGCCTCGGCCGGCGTGTCGGCCAGCGACCCGCTCACCTATGCGCTCGACCCGATGTCATTCCTGCTGCCAGGCAATGTCGACCTGGGCTCGCTGCGGGTGGGCTGGACCGAGGATTTCGGCGTGTGCGCGGTCGACAACCAGATCCGGCAGGTCTTTCGCGACAAGATCGCCGCCATGCGGCACCTGTTCCGCAGTTGCGACGAGATCCGGTTCGACCTGGGCGACGCGCACCGCTGCTTCGACGTGCTGCGCGCCGAGAGCTTTGTCGCCGGCATGCACGAGGCCTATCAGCGCGATCCGCAGAGCCTGGGCCCGAACACGCGCGCCAACTATGAGATGGGCGCGGCCATGTCGCTGGTCGACAGCGCCTGGGCGCAAGCCGAGCAGACGCGCATCCTGGGCCGCTTCCAGGCCGCCTTTGAAGATTACGACGTGATCCTGTCGCCAACCACGCCGGTGTCGCCATTCCCCTGGACCAGCCTCTACGCCGAGACCATCAATGGGGAAAAGCAAGAGAACTACTACCGCTGGCTGGCCCCTACCTACGTGGTCACGCTCACCACCCACCCCGCCATCAGCCTGCCCTGCGGCCTGGACCATGCCGGCATGCCGTTCGGGCTGCAGGTGGTGGGCCGCTTCCGCGCCGATCACCATACGCTGGGTGTGGCGCATGCCATGGAGCAAGCCTTTGCAGGATCCGAGGCGCTGCGCCGTCCGCTGCCGCGGCTGGACCAGTTGCGCGCGGCGCAGCCCGGGCTGAAATCGATCGTCACCGCACCGCCGGTGCTGGATGGCGCGTCGGGCGGTGCCGCTTCGATATCGGCCGTCTAG
- a CDS encoding cytochrome ubiquinol oxidase subunit I, protein MFGLSALDLARIQFGFTISFHIIFPAITIGMASYLAVLEGCWLRTQNTVYRDLYHFWSKIFAVNFGMGVVSGLVMAYQFGTNWSFFSDFAGSVTGPLLAYEVLTAFFLEAGFLGVMLFGWSRVGPGLHFFATLMVALGTLISATWILASNSWMQTPQGYEIVDGRVVPVDWLAVIFNPSFPYRLLHMSVAAFLATALFVGASAAWHLLRQRDNPAIRKMLSMAMWMLLIVAPIQAVIGDMHGINTLKHQPAKIAALEGHWENHGDEPLPLIVFGWPDMAREETRFAVEIPRLGSLILTHSLDGQIQGLKEFAPQDRPNSTIIFWSFRVMVGLGMLMILLGLWSLLLRRGGKLFRARAFLRMALWMGPTGLIAILAGWFTTEIGRQPWIVYGVMRTADAVSPHGVPELAFSLALFVVAYFFVFGVGIAYMMRLVRKGPVEHEGDPEPDGGHAVEGTPARPLSAVDDPGDVPGAVASTNRLADSRS, encoded by the coding sequence ATGTTTGGCTTGAGCGCGCTCGACCTGGCACGGATCCAGTTCGGTTTCACGATTTCCTTCCATATCATCTTCCCGGCCATCACCATCGGCATGGCGAGCTACCTCGCCGTGCTGGAAGGCTGCTGGCTGCGCACGCAGAACACGGTCTACCGCGACCTCTATCACTTCTGGTCCAAGATCTTTGCCGTCAACTTCGGCATGGGCGTGGTTTCGGGGCTGGTGATGGCATACCAGTTCGGCACCAACTGGAGTTTCTTCTCGGACTTCGCCGGCAGCGTGACCGGCCCTTTGCTGGCCTATGAGGTACTGACCGCGTTCTTCCTGGAGGCCGGCTTCCTGGGCGTGATGCTGTTCGGCTGGAGCCGGGTCGGCCCCGGGCTGCATTTCTTCGCCACGCTGATGGTGGCGCTCGGCACCCTGATCTCGGCAACGTGGATCCTGGCCTCCAACAGCTGGATGCAAACCCCGCAGGGCTACGAGATCGTCGATGGCCGGGTGGTGCCGGTGGACTGGCTGGCGGTGATCTTCAACCCGTCGTTCCCGTACCGCCTCTTGCATATGAGCGTGGCGGCTTTCCTCGCCACCGCGCTGTTTGTTGGCGCCTCCGCCGCCTGGCACCTGCTGCGCCAGCGCGATAACCCGGCCATCCGCAAGATGCTGTCGATGGCCATGTGGATGCTGCTGATCGTGGCGCCGATCCAGGCCGTCATTGGCGACATGCACGGCATCAACACGCTCAAGCACCAGCCGGCCAAGATCGCCGCGCTCGAAGGCCACTGGGAAAACCACGGCGACGAGCCGCTGCCGCTGATCGTGTTCGGCTGGCCCGACATGGCACGCGAGGAAACCCGCTTCGCGGTGGAAATCCCGCGCCTGGGCAGCCTGATCCTCACCCATAGCCTGGACGGCCAGATCCAGGGCCTGAAAGAGTTCGCGCCGCAAGACCGGCCCAACTCCACCATCATCTTCTGGAGCTTCCGCGTGATGGTGGGGCTGGGCATGCTGATGATCCTGCTCGGCCTCTGGAGCCTGCTGCTGCGCCGGGGCGGCAAGCTGTTCCGCGCGCGCGCGTTCCTGCGCATGGCGCTATGGATGGGCCCGACCGGGTTGATCGCGATCCTGGCCGGCTGGTTCACCACCGAGATCGGGCGCCAGCCCTGGATCGTCTACGGCGTGATGCGCACCGCCGACGCGGTCTCGCCGCACGGCGTGCCGGAACTGGCGTTCTCGCTCGCGCTGTTCGTGGTGGCTTATTTCTTCGTCTTCGGCGTGGGCATCGCCTACATGATGCGGCTGGTGCGCAAAGGCCCGGTCGAGCACGAGGGCGATCCGGAACCCGACGGCGGACACGCCGTGGAAGGCACGCCGGCGCGACCGCTCTCCGCGGTGGACGATCCGGGCGACGTACCTGGCGCGGTCGCTTCCACCAACCGCCTGGCCGATAGCAGGAGCTGA
- the cydB gene encoding cytochrome d ubiquinol oxidase subunit II, whose translation MGIDLSLIWAVIIFFGVMMYVVMDGFDLGIGMLYPFVPDRHDRDVMMNTVAPVWDGNETWLVLGGAGLLAAFPLAYSVVLSALYLPLIFMLLGLIFRGVAFEFRFKANDRERHVWDKAFICGSLVAAFFQGVSLGAYIDGIKVTGRTFSGGPLDWLQPFPLFCGVGVVVAYTVLGSTWLIMKTEGKLHERMLELTGKLAWVLLAVIAVISIWTPLSQPRIAERWFSLPNLLWFSPVPLLVAFAMYRLIRSLQQHAHLAPFMYTLALVFLGYSGLAISVWPNIVPPDISIWDASSPPQSQGFALVGALFIIPFILMYTVWAYYVFRGKVKHGEGYH comes from the coding sequence ATGGGCATCGACCTCTCTCTGATCTGGGCCGTCATCATCTTCTTTGGCGTGATGATGTACGTGGTGATGGACGGTTTCGACCTGGGCATCGGCATGCTGTATCCCTTCGTGCCGGACCGCCATGACCGCGACGTCATGATGAACACGGTGGCACCTGTATGGGACGGCAACGAGACCTGGCTGGTGCTGGGCGGCGCCGGCCTGCTGGCCGCGTTTCCACTGGCCTACTCGGTGGTGCTCAGCGCGCTCTACCTGCCGCTGATCTTCATGCTGCTGGGGCTCATCTTTCGCGGCGTGGCGTTCGAGTTCCGCTTTAAGGCCAATGACCGCGAGCGCCACGTCTGGGACAAGGCGTTTATCTGCGGCTCGCTGGTGGCGGCGTTTTTCCAGGGCGTTTCGCTGGGCGCGTATATCGACGGCATCAAGGTGACCGGGCGCACCTTCTCAGGCGGCCCGCTGGACTGGCTGCAGCCCTTCCCGCTGTTCTGCGGCGTTGGGGTGGTGGTGGCGTACACCGTGCTGGGCAGCACCTGGCTGATCATGAAAACCGAAGGCAAGCTGCATGAGCGCATGCTGGAACTCACCGGCAAGCTGGCCTGGGTATTGCTCGCTGTCATTGCGGTCATCAGCATCTGGACGCCGCTGTCGCAGCCGCGCATTGCCGAGCGCTGGTTCAGCCTGCCCAACCTGCTCTGGTTCTCGCCGGTACCGCTGCTGGTGGCGTTTGCCATGTACCGGCTGATCCGCTCGTTGCAACAGCATGCGCACCTCGCGCCGTTCATGTACACGCTGGCGCTGGTCTTCCTGGGCTATAGCGGGCTGGCGATCAGCGTATGGCCGAATATCGTGCCGCCGGATATCTCGATCTGGGACGCCTCCTCGCCACCGCAAAGCCAGGGCTTTGCGCTGGTGGGCGCGCTGTTCATCATTCCCTTCATCCTGATGTACACGGTGTGGGCCTATTACGTGTTCCGGGGCAAGG